Proteins encoded in a region of the Ornithodoros turicata isolate Travis chromosome 3, ASM3712646v1, whole genome shotgun sequence genome:
- the LOC135388318 gene encoding uncharacterized protein LOC135388318 → MRQFEERGGLRLCGKREHRMMHALLVSCLLATAALVNGAGLHPETEGYHHTVSHYGGGGSTQTHVRHNLNVYPSDDGRGAYVHQEPGRFGFGSTGFAAVNAHAPSVAQVLAHGGYGVGLGGVAAHGVGGVVSHGVGGVVSHGVGGVVAHTPAAAVVGGHGLYGAGLYGGALYGGGLYGGGLYGGGLYGGALYGHGLSSGALYGTGLTGGLYGTGLYRTSLSGGALYGRGLYSGLYGAGYGGLYGGGYGLYGAGYGGVYGAGYGTGLYGSGLYGSASLYGRPYSRSYQVRNTHSLRQYAGLDGDYLAHHPEVHHFGHETAHP, encoded by the exons ATGAGACAGTTTGAAGAGCGAGGTGGATTGAGGTTGTGCGGCAAACGAGAACACAGAATG ATGCATGCTCTGCTTGTGAGCTGCCTGCTGGCTACAGCGGCCCTCGTCAACGGCGCTGGGCTCCACCCAGAAACTGAAGGATATCACCACACCGTTTCCCACTATGGTGGTGGTGGATCTACCCAGACCCATGTCCGCCATAACCTCAACGTCTACCCCAGTGACGATGGCCGCGGTGCTTACGTTCACCAGGAGCCTGGCCGCTTCGGATTCGGTTCCACAGGCTTCGCTGCCGTGAACGCGCACGCTCCGTCCGTTGCTCAGGTTCTCGCTCACGGAGGCTATGGAGTTGGACTCGGTGGAGTCGCTGCTCACGGTGTTGGAGGTGTAGTCTCTCACGGCGTTGGAGGTGTCGTCTCTCACGGTGTCGGAGGCGTCGTTGCCCACACTCCTGCAGCTGCTGTTGTTGGTGGTCATGGCCTCTACGGCGCTGGTCTGTACGGCGGTGCCCTCTACGGCGGTGGTCTTTACGGCGGTGGTCTTTACGGCGGTGGTCTTTACGGTGGAGCCCTGTACGGCCACGGTCTTTCTAGCGGAGCCCTCTACGGTACAGGCCTTACCGGCGGCCTCTACGGCACCGGCCTCTACCGCACCAGTCTCTCCGGCGGAGCCCTCTACGGTCGTGGTCTTTACAGTGGTCTTTACGGAGCTGGCTACGGCGGTCTGTACGGTGGTGGCTATGGCCTCTACGGTGCTGGATATGGTGGCGTTTACGGTGCTGGCTACGGAACCGGTCTTTACGGTTCCGGTCTCTACGGTTCTGCTTCTCTCTACGGTCGCCCGTACTCCAGGTCCTACCAGGTGAGGAACACCCACTCCCTGAGGCAGTACGCCGGTCTCGACGGTGACTACCTTGCCCACCATCCTGAGGTGCACCACTTTGGGCACGAGACTGCTCATCCATGA